The DNA window TTGGGGTTACTGCAAGAATGGCACCGACAGGGCAAAACAATTTTGGCCGTGATGCATAATTTATCGTTGGTGCGACGTTTTTTTTCCGACACAATTATATTGGCCAGGAATTTAGTGGCCTATGGCCCCAGTCAAGAGGTTTTAACAACCGACAATCTTTTGCGAACGCACGGTATTATGATGGGTGCTTTATGACGATACTTGCTGTGTTGTATGAAAACTTGTTTGCTCCGTTTTATGATTATCTGTTCATGCAGCGGGCTTTGGCGGCATGCATTGCTATCTCTCTTTCAAGTGCCCCTTTGGGCGTTATTCTGATTCAAAGACGCATGAGCCTTATTGGCGAAGCGCTGTCCCACGGCACGTTGCCTGGCATTGCACTGGCTTACCTAGTCGCCGGCATGTGGTTGCCCGCCTTAATCTTGGGCGGTGCCCTTGCGGGTTTAATGGTTGCCTTTTTTAGCCATTTTGTATCGCAAAATACGTGTTTGAAGGAGGACGCAAGCTTCAGCAGTTTTTATATGATCGCCTTCGCTTTGGGTATTCTGATTCTGTCGTTACAAGAGGGATCTATTAAACTGGTCCATTTATTGTTCGGCAATGTTTTGGCCGTTGATGGCCCCTCCTTAATTTTTATGGTTGCGACCTCGGTTGTATCCCTGGTCATTTTTGCGATTATCTATCGGCCGCTTATTTATGAATGTTTTGATCCTTTGTTCATGCGGTCT is part of the Candidatus Finniella inopinata genome and encodes:
- a CDS encoding metal ABC transporter permease, producing the protein MTILAVLYENLFAPFYDYLFMQRALAACIAISLSSAPLGVILIQRRMSLIGEALSHGTLPGIALAYLVAGMWLPALILGGALAGLMVAFFSHFVSQNTCLKEDASFSSFYMIAFALGILILSLQEGSIKLVHLLFGNVLAVDGPSLIFMVATSVVSLVIFAIIYRPLIYECFDPLFMRSLKGPTHFYNFTFLTLMVGNLVAAYQALGTLMALGLMMIPAVAARLLAHRLKSIFLISILFALMSSYAGLLLSYHFNWPSGPTIVLVAGGLYIGSLVYVLAIRRH